The following are from one region of the Verrucomicrobiota bacterium genome:
- a CDS encoding dihydroorotate dehydrogenase, whose amino-acid sequence MGGAQVNLSVKIGTLTMQNPVTVASGTFGYGVEYAQLFDLNQLGAVVVKGIRLNPVRGNPTPRTAEVTSGMLNAIGLQGPGVEGFIKKYWPFLKTLKVPTIINIWGTTVEEYAAVARRFDSLGGVGALELNVSCPNIKEGGAQFGTDAKLLSQVVTACRQVTTLPLITKLSPNVPNIATLAKAAEDAGSDALAVTNSFPAMAIDIETRKPKLANITGGLTGPCIKPIAIKLVWEVSKAVKIPIIGMGGIQSAADAIEFLMAGATAVAVGTANFYEPQTPLNVIAGIREFMQRKELQDVSEITGSVKVIK is encoded by the coding sequence ATGGGAGGTGCCCAAGTGAACTTATCAGTCAAGATCGGCACGCTAACGATGCAGAATCCGGTGACGGTGGCCTCCGGCACGTTTGGCTACGGTGTGGAGTACGCGCAACTTTTTGATCTCAATCAACTTGGGGCCGTGGTGGTCAAGGGCATCCGGTTGAATCCCGTTCGCGGTAATCCTACCCCGCGCACCGCTGAGGTCACTAGCGGCATGCTCAATGCCATTGGCCTGCAAGGACCGGGCGTGGAGGGCTTCATCAAGAAGTACTGGCCGTTTCTAAAAACCTTGAAAGTCCCCACCATCATCAACATCTGGGGCACCACGGTTGAGGAATACGCGGCCGTAGCGCGTCGCTTTGACTCCCTGGGCGGCGTGGGCGCGCTGGAACTGAATGTGTCTTGTCCGAACATCAAGGAGGGCGGCGCGCAGTTTGGCACGGATGCAAAATTACTGAGCCAAGTGGTGACAGCCTGTCGTCAGGTCACCACGCTGCCGCTGATCACAAAGCTGAGCCCCAATGTGCCGAACATCGCGACGCTTGCCAAAGCCGCCGAGGACGCAGGGAGTGACGCGCTCGCGGTCACCAACAGTTTTCCCGCGATGGCGATTGATATCGAGACGCGCAAGCCCAAGCTGGCCAACATCACTGGTGGACTTACCGGGCCGTGCATCAAGCCCATTGCCATCAAGCTCGTCTGGGAGGTGTCGAAGGCGGTGAAAATTCCCATCATCGGCATGGGCGGCATCCAAAGTGCGGCAGACGCCATTGAGTTCCTGATGGCCGGTGCAACCGCAGTGGCCGTGGGCACGGCGAATTTTTACGAGCCGCAGACGCCGCTCAACGTGATCGCAGGCATCCGTGAATTCATGCAGCGCAAGGAACTTCAGGATGTGAGCGAAATCACGGGCAGCGTGAAAGTGATAAAATAG
- a CDS encoding ThuA domain-containing protein, which produces MKNTCLWLRKRLKLALLYVLFSTNLLAAENVRVLLVVGGHGFEAQPFYQVFKDDPKLTFTVAAHTNATNKAHDLLRPEAARDYDVIVCYDMWQKISEEAKADLINLLKQGKGLVVMHHALASYQDWPEFARIVGGKYVLKKAGGPPTAQLSTYKHDVDFLVHVADPGHPITQGVADFKTHDETYGNFEVAAEVHPLLTTEEPTSSKTIAWCKQYEAARVVYLQLGHDHVAYANPSYRKLVSQAIQWAAKKN; this is translated from the coding sequence ATGAAAAACACCTGTCTTTGGTTACGCAAACGATTAAAGCTCGCGCTGTTATACGTCCTTTTCTCCACCAACCTTCTCGCTGCCGAGAATGTGCGGGTGCTGTTGGTTGTGGGTGGGCACGGATTTGAAGCGCAACCCTTTTACCAAGTTTTCAAGGACGATCCCAAGCTCACGTTCACGGTTGCCGCGCATACCAATGCAACGAACAAAGCCCATGATCTGCTGCGCCCGGAAGCCGCCCGCGACTATGATGTAATTGTTTGCTATGACATGTGGCAAAAAATTTCCGAGGAAGCCAAGGCGGATCTGATCAACCTGTTGAAACAGGGAAAAGGGTTGGTGGTCATGCACCACGCCCTGGCCAGTTATCAGGACTGGCCGGAATTCGCCAGGATTGTTGGCGGCAAATACGTGCTGAAAAAAGCGGGCGGGCCGCCGACGGCGCAACTTTCCACCTATAAACATGACGTGGATTTCCTGGTCCATGTGGCGGACCCCGGGCATCCCATCACCCAGGGAGTCGCCGATTTCAAAACCCATGATGAAACCTATGGTAATTTTGAAGTTGCCGCGGAGGTTCATCCGCTGTTGACCACCGAGGAGCCCACCAGCAGCAAAACCATTGCCTGGTGCAAACAATATGAAGCCGCTCGCGTGGTGTATCTTCAACTGGGGCACGACCACGTTGCCTATGCGAACCCGAGCTATCGCAAGCTGGTGTCGCAAGCGATTCAATGGGCGGCCAAAAAGAACTGA
- a CDS encoding deoxyribodipyrimidine photo-lyase, whose amino-acid sequence MGGQKELTPAVPKPAIVWFRQDLRLTDNPALQAAVQQGGPVIPVYIWASEEAAAWSPGSASKWWLHQSLGHLGQALAALGSRLIVRRGASLECLQSLIRQTGAAAVFWNRCYEPAMLARDRHIATALAGQGVKADGYPGALLFEPETLRNKSGKPFQVFTPFWRTCLALGEPPEPLPAPRQLTAPSHWPDSLSLSALALEPKNNWPSGLRAAWQPGSANAEKAVQRFLNRALAAYSEQRNRPDCEGTSRLSPYLHFGEISPRQLWHGLRRHALSNGLPEKSWRTSQFLAEVGWREFAHHLLFHFPHTPTEPLRPQFKHFPWRENGEWLAAWQRGCTGYPLVDAGMRELWQTGWMHNRVRMVVASFLVKDLLLDWQAGARWFWDTLVDADLANNTLGWQWTAGCGADAAPYFRIFNPASQGEKFDPHGDYIRKYVPELARLPDAWIHRPWEAPPELLARAAIDLGKDYPRPIVSHTIAREVALEAYQKIR is encoded by the coding sequence ATGGGCGGCCAAAAAGAACTGACGCCCGCCGTGCCAAAACCGGCCATCGTATGGTTTCGGCAGGATTTGCGATTGACCGATAATCCTGCCTTGCAGGCCGCCGTCCAGCAAGGTGGCCCGGTTATTCCAGTATATATTTGGGCTTCGGAAGAAGCGGCGGCTTGGTCACCTGGCAGCGCCAGTAAATGGTGGTTGCATCAATCGCTTGGTCACCTTGGGCAAGCGCTGGCCGCGCTGGGTTCCCGCCTGATCGTGCGGCGCGGTGCGAGCTTGGAATGTTTGCAGTCCTTAATTCGCCAAACGGGCGCGGCGGCGGTGTTTTGGAACCGGTGCTACGAGCCGGCCATGCTGGCCCGCGACCGCCACATCGCAACGGCGTTGGCAGGCCAGGGCGTTAAGGCCGATGGTTATCCAGGCGCGCTTTTATTTGAGCCGGAAACGCTCCGGAATAAATCAGGAAAACCATTTCAGGTGTTCACGCCCTTTTGGCGCACCTGCCTGGCCTTGGGCGAACCACCCGAACCCCTGCCCGCCCCGCGCCAGTTAACGGCGCCCTCACACTGGCCGGATTCTTTGTCGTTGTCCGCCCTGGCGTTGGAGCCGAAAAACAACTGGCCGTCCGGCCTGCGCGCCGCCTGGCAACCGGGCAGCGCAAACGCGGAAAAAGCGGTGCAGCGTTTTTTAAACCGCGCCTTGGCGGCCTATTCCGAGCAAAGAAACCGCCCTGATTGCGAAGGCACCTCCCGGCTTTCCCCATATCTGCACTTTGGCGAAATCAGCCCGCGCCAGCTCTGGCATGGATTGCGGCGCCATGCTTTGAGCAATGGTCTTCCGGAAAAATCCTGGCGCACGAGCCAGTTCCTGGCCGAGGTGGGCTGGCGGGAGTTTGCGCACCATCTGCTGTTCCACTTTCCGCATACCCCCACGGAACCGCTGCGCCCGCAGTTCAAGCATTTTCCCTGGCGCGAAAACGGGGAGTGGCTGGCGGCTTGGCAACGGGGGTGTACTGGGTATCCGTTGGTGGATGCGGGCATGCGCGAGCTCTGGCAGACCGGCTGGATGCATAACCGGGTGCGCATGGTCGTTGCATCGTTCCTCGTCAAGGACCTGTTGCTGGACTGGCAGGCGGGCGCACGCTGGTTTTGGGATACGCTGGTGGACGCCGATCTGGCCAACAACACCCTGGGCTGGCAATGGACCGCTGGTTGCGGCGCGGATGCCGCACCCTACTTTCGTATTTTTAATCCCGCCAGCCAGGGTGAAAAATTTGATCCGCACGGGGATTACATTCGCAAGTACGTACCCGAGCTGGCTCGGCTGCCGGACGCTTGGATCCACCGGCCATGGGAAGCG
- a CDS encoding dihydroorotate dehydrogenase electron transfer subunit, with the protein MLEQTVQIVSNERDTDHYFRLVIRAPQIAPLVQPGQFVHLRILPMKEALLRRPFSIFQATGDTLSVLYKTVGKGTDVLSRMRAGEEVSVIGPLGHGFTVPSPGAETPILVAGGYGMAAMFLLAQRSPQKGIVFVGGRRRVDILCEPEFRALGWEVRATTEDGSHGEKGMVTQPLLAELRRGVAGRKLFACGPTPMLKAVGKLAAEFNLPAELSMDEHMCCGVGVCLACVIPVKSGDGWEYQRTCTEGPVFDSRNILWEVPK; encoded by the coding sequence ATGCTTGAACAAACTGTCCAGATCGTCTCCAACGAGCGCGATACCGACCACTATTTCCGGTTGGTCATCCGCGCACCGCAAATTGCTCCCCTGGTCCAACCCGGGCAATTCGTGCATCTCCGCATACTGCCGATGAAGGAGGCGCTGTTGCGGCGGCCCTTCAGTATTTTCCAAGCCACGGGCGACACCCTTTCGGTGCTCTACAAAACCGTGGGTAAAGGCACCGACGTCCTTTCCCGTATGCGGGCGGGCGAGGAAGTAAGTGTAATCGGCCCGCTGGGCCATGGGTTCACAGTTCCCTCACCCGGCGCGGAAACGCCGATTTTGGTAGCGGGCGGGTATGGCATGGCGGCGATGTTTTTGCTGGCGCAACGATCCCCACAAAAAGGCATCGTCTTTGTGGGTGGCCGCCGCCGGGTGGATATCCTGTGCGAACCGGAATTTCGCGCGCTCGGCTGGGAGGTGCGGGCGACCACGGAGGATGGCAGTCACGGCGAGAAGGGGATGGTAACGCAACCGCTGCTGGCCGAATTGCGGCGCGGCGTGGCCGGGCGCAAGTTGTTCGCGTGCGGGCCGACCCCCATGCTGAAGGCGGTGGGTAAGCTCGCGGCGGAATTCAACCTGCCGGCGGAACTGTCCATGGATGAACACATGTGTTGCGGTGTGGGAGTGTGCCTGGCGTGCGTGATCCCGGTCAAATCCGGCGACGGGTGGGAATACCAGCGCACCTGCACCGAGGGCCCTGTGTTTGATTCGCGCAACATTTTATGGGAGGTGCCCAAGTGA
- a CDS encoding HEPN domain-containing protein, with protein MQTDPKNPQHWFDLAEKDLGRAYRRYAEPDFVDCLFHLQQCAEKTMKGRLVAAGWVLQKTHDLGALSTALLTYGIDCAWFEETADVLATEYIADRYPGFDDQPPDATELGEFIQHTSRLFSELTGRKYTGPELPS; from the coding sequence ATGCAAACCGATCCAAAGAATCCCCAGCACTGGTTTGATTTGGCGGAAAAAGACCTGGGCCGGGCGTATCGGCGGTACGCCGAGCCGGACTTTGTGGATTGTCTTTTCCATTTGCAGCAGTGCGCGGAAAAAACCATGAAAGGACGGTTGGTTGCAGCAGGATGGGTCCTGCAAAAAACACACGATCTCGGCGCCCTCAGCACAGCGTTGCTTACGTACGGAATTGATTGCGCTTGGTTTGAGGAGACTGCGGATGTGCTCGCAACCGAATACATTGCCGACCGATATCCTGGATTTGATGACCAACCACCTGATGCTACCGAGTTGGGCGAATTCATCCAGCACACAAGCAGACTTTTTAGCGAACTCACAGGACGGAAATATACCGGGCCCGAACTACCCTCCTAA